A stretch of Apis cerana isolate GH-2021 linkage group LG1, AcerK_1.0, whole genome shotgun sequence DNA encodes these proteins:
- the LOC108002048 gene encoding uncharacterized protein LOC108002048 codes for MSVAGTRRLCRVGLIAVLVTALCVLTLLDSPPQLPDPPADPPPTPGGVPPGTRSIVAYSWARRLALDYRPSKECDGNGTYGTTLNTFKLADEKWLETIPGQLFLYSAHLDLRVAGYPSLRVIGVKRGPLPTSALFCTVWYEEEDRGRAVSVEALVSTIWLEEWGETVDSYAGILVGCQLPPDAAIEPSKVYVGLEPCHQNASHSLAIKNEDSRSEAEARRRQFTLCIKGLDFDEDISRKIVAFVELHRILGAELFYFYVLNVHENVLRVLRLYERSNVIRWFNLTLPGDLPNEKVSRRRFLSENIWIKRRMELIPYNHCFYDNLHRSEFVVPIDIDEAIVPSRRKSWHELLLDERIKLGRGFKDFASYAVRNAYFFPELQARNRSDYGGDTVEDNSTDIPTDLNYLDTVRTACISPEGDSVKSFVSTRRALTVHNHYALTALNPSTRRAHHFDPGDVLKHHHRACDETHLDCDALMEDVRIDESALRYSSELKRRMRVVFADLRTFA; via the exons GTGGCGTACCCCCGGGCACAAGAAGCATCGTGGCTTACTCGTGGGCGCGGAGATTGGCACTCGATTACAGACCCTCCAAGGAGTGCGACGGTAATGGAACGTACGGAACGACGTTAAATACGTTCAAGTTAGCCGACGAGAAGTGGCTCGAGACAATCCCTGGACAGCTCTTCCTGTACAGCGCCCACTTGGACCTGAGAGTGGCCGGTTATCCAAGCCTCAGGGTGATTGGCGTTAAACGTGGACCTCTTCCGACCTCTGCCCTTTTCTGCACCGTTTG GTACGAAGAGGAGGATCGAGGCAGAGCCGTGAGCGTGGAGGCACTGGTGTCCACGATTTGGCTGGAGGAATGGGGCGAGACGGTGGACAGTTACGCGGGGATCCTCGTCGGTTGTCAATTACCACCCGACGCGGCGATCGAGCCGTCCAAGGTGTACGTAGGCCTGGAGCCCTGCCACCAGAATGCTAGTCATAGTTTAGCGATAAAGAACGAGGACAGCAGGAGCGAAGCTGAGGCGCGACGCCGTCAATTCACCCTGTGCATCAAGGGTCTGGACTTCGACGAGGATATCTCGAGAAAAATCGTCGCCTTCGTCGAGCTCCACCGCATACTTGGCGCCGAACTCTTCTACTTCTACGTGTTGAACGTTCACGAGAACGTGTTGAGGGTGTTGAGGCTGTACGAGCGGTCGAACGTGATCAGATGGTTCAATCTCACGCTTCCCGGCGATCTGCCGAACGAGAAGGTGTCGAGGAGGCGGTTCCTATCCGAGAATATCTGGATCAAGAGACGCATGGAGCTGATACCGTACAATCACTGCTTCTACGACAATCTTCATCGATCTGAATTCGTGGTGCCCATCGACATCGACGAGGCGATCGTCCCGTCCAGGAGGAAGAGCTGGCACGAGTTGTTGCTCGACGAGAGGATCAAGCTTGGGAGGGGATTCAAGGATTTCGCATCTTACGCGGTGAGAAACGCTTACTTTTTCCCCGAGCTGCAGGCGAGGAACAGGAGCGATTACGGTGGCGACACCGTCGAGGACAATTCCACCGATATTCCAACCGACTTGAATTATCTGGACACGGTGAGGACGGCCTGTATCTCGCCCGAGGGCGACTCGGTGAAGAGTTTCGTCTCGACCAGGCGCGCGTTGACGGTGCACAATCATTACGCGTTGACCGCGTTGAACCCGTCCACGAGACGGGCGCACCATTTCGATCCGGGGGACGTTTTGAAGCATCATCACAGGGCTTGCGACGAGACGCATTTGGACTGTGACGCTTTGATGGAGGACGTTAGGATCGACGAGTCCGCGTTGAGGTACTCGAGCGAACTTAAGAGGAGGATGAGAGTGGTTTTCGCCGATCTGAGAACATTCGCGTAA